The genomic region GGAATTGCTGAAGTTTAAAAAACTTCACAAATTCTTCAACATCAATATATATTTTATTTGAAAACAACATATTGTTAAATTCTGTAGATTCCTTTGTTATGCCGATATAATAAATATTTGAAAAAGATAATATAGAAAACAACACAGTTAATATAAGAAATAATTTCTTATACATTATTTACCTCCTACTATTTTCTCATATATCAATTTCATTTTTTCTTCTTTGGGAGGATTACTTGTTATTTTGTATGCTGCTTTTAATAAATCCAATGCTTCTTTCACATTACTTTTATCGGAAACATACAATTTTGCAATTATATCTCCTTTTGATACTTTAACTCCCAATTTTTTCAAAATCTTAATTCCAACAGAATAATCAATTTCGTCTTCTTTTTTCTTTCTTCCAGCACCGAGAACCATTGAAGCTATTCCTACTTTTTCTGTATCTATATGAGAAATAAATCCATCTTCTTCAGCCCTGAACTCCACTATTTCTTTTGAAATAGGTAAAATTTCTTCTGGATTATCAACAACTTTCTCATTACCGCCTTGAGATTTAATCCAATTTCTCATAACTTCTAACGCTTTACCATTTTCAATATTTTCTTTTAATATTTTTTTAGCATTTTCGTAGGTATATAAACCTGATAAATCTAACATATTTGCACCTAGTTCTATACATAATTCAGTAAAGTCTTCTGGTCCTTTCCCTTTCAATGTTTCGATTGCTTCAAGTACTTCCAATGAATTACCTACATTATCTCCTAATGGTTGATCCATGTTTGTAACTAAAGCTACAATTTTTCTGTTATTTAATTCTGCTATTTCAACCATAGATTTTGCTAATTCTATTGCATCATTTATATTTTTCATAAATGCACCGCTACCAGTTTTTACATCTAAAACAATCCCATCCGAACCTACAGCCAACTTTTTACTCATAATACTTGCTGAGATCAATGAAATTTCATCAACTGTTGCTGTAACATCTCTTAATGCATATATTTTTTTATCCGCTGGAGCAATGTTACCAGTTTGACCTGCAACTACCATTCCTACTTCATTTGCAATCTTAAAAAATTCATCTTTAGATATTGCTGTTTGAAATCCTGGAATTGCTTCTAATTTATCTATAGTTCCACCTGTATGTCCTAAACCTCTACCTGATAATTTTGATACTTTTAATCCCGCAGAGGCAACTAATGGTCCTACTGCAAGTGTCGTTTTATCTCCAACACCTCCTGTTGAATGCTTATCAATTTTAATTCCTTTTATACCAGATAAATCAATTATATCTCCACTATCTCTCATCACCATCGTTAAATGATATCTTTCTTCCTTTGTCATACCATTAAAATATATAGCCATTAACCATGCTGAAACTTGATAATCTGGTATTTGACCATTTACATATCCATTTATCATAAATTCTATTTCTTCTTTTGTGTTAATTTCACCATTTCTTTTTTTATAAATTATATCTACCGGTCTCACTATTATTCCTCCCTTTAAACATAATTTTTACCAATGTTCCTTGATTTTCTTCACTATCAACTTCAATATATGCTCTATGCTTTTCCAGTATTTGTTTTACTATATATAACCCAAGTCCTGTACCAGGAACCTGTCTTGTCCTTGATTTATCTACTCTATAAAAGAGATTAAATATTTTATTTCTCTCACGTTCAGGAATTCCTATTCCTGTATCTTCAACTTCTAAAATAACCTCATCATTTTCACCATACAATCTGATATGTATCTCTTTTTTATCTGAATCTTTTATATGTGTAAATTTCACAGCGTTGTCTAATATATTATATATTGCCTGCATTAATCTATCTTCATCACCAATTATTGTTAAATCTTCCTCAATTTCTAAACTGATGTTTATATCCATTTCTTTCGTTAAGGAATTAAAAATCAAATGCATTTTCTTTAATAAATTTGAGAGATTTACTTCTTTAAATTGATACTCATAATCTTTTCTTTCCAAACGACTAATATCTAATAAATC from Marinitoga aeolica harbors:
- a CDS encoding thymidine phosphorylase; the protein is MRPVDIIYKKRNGEINTKEEIEFMINGYVNGQIPDYQVSAWLMAIYFNGMTKEERYHLTMVMRDSGDIIDLSGIKGIKIDKHSTGGVGDKTTLAVGPLVASAGLKVSKLSGRGLGHTGGTIDKLEAIPGFQTAISKDEFFKIANEVGMVVAGQTGNIAPADKKIYALRDVTATVDEISLISASIMSKKLAVGSDGIVLDVKTGSGAFMKNINDAIELAKSMVEIAELNNRKIVALVTNMDQPLGDNVGNSLEVLEAIETLKGKGPEDFTELCIELGANMLDLSGLYTYENAKKILKENIENGKALEVMRNWIKSQGGNEKVVDNPEEILPISKEIVEFRAEEDGFISHIDTEKVGIASMVLGAGRKKKEDEIDYSVGIKILKKLGVKVSKGDIIAKLYVSDKSNVKEALDLLKAAYKITSNPPKEEKMKLIYEKIVGGK